The sequence ATGCGCAGCAGCTGGTGGTCCGGGCTGAGCGGCTCGGGCAGCGGGAGGCGCTGGCGGCCGATGTCGATCGACATCCGGCCTTCCAGGGGCGCGTGCACGACGGCCTGGAGCAGATTGATCCTCGGGGTCCCGATGAACGCGGCGACGAACACGTTCTCCGGCAGGGCGTACACCTCGCGCGGCGGGCTGACCTGCTGGAGGATCCCGCCGCGCATCACGGCGACCCGGTGGCCGAGCGACATGGCCTCGGCCTGGTCGTGGGTCACGTAGACGGTGGTGACGCCGAGTTCCTTGGTGAGCTGGGAGATCTCGGCGCGCAGGTGGTTGCGGAGCTTCGCGTCGAGGTTGGAGAGCGGCTCGTCCATCAGGAACGCCGAAGGTTGGCGTGAAATCGCCCTTCCCATCGCCACCCGTTGGCGCTCACCACCGGAGAGCTGGCCGGGCAGCCGGTCCAGGATGCGCTCGATGCCGAGCATCCTGGCGGTGTTCTCGATGCGCTCGTTGTGGTCCTGGCGCGGGTTCTCCAGCTTCAGCGGGAAGCCGATGTTGGCCCGGTTGGTCATGGTCGGGTAGAGCGCGAAGTTCTGGAAGACCATGGCCATCTCGCGTTCGCGAGGGGTGAGGTGGTTGGCCGGTTCGCCGTCGAGCAGGACCTCGCCCTCGGTGACGTCCTCCAGGCCGGCGATCATGCGGAGCACGGTCGACTTGCCGCACCCCGAGGGGCCCAGCAGGACGACGAACTCGCCCGGGTCGATGGAGAGCGAGAGACGGTCGACGGCGCGCGAGGACCGTCCGTAGGTCTTGCTGACGTTGTTCAGAGTGATGGCGCGAGTCATGTGTTCCGCCCGTGAAGGATGGTGGTGGAGCGGTGGGGAGCGGCAGCAGTGGCCTGAAATTAACCCACTACGCCCCGTGAGGGAATGACTCGCGCAAAGGTTGGGCGGTCCCTCGGGGTGTTCACGGCCCCGGCGCGCTCAGTCCAGCAGACGCGCGAGGTAGGCCTGGACCAGCACCCGGGTCTCGGCGACGATCGCGCCGTCGCCGGACGGGTCGGTGCGGAAGGCGAGTTTGAGCAGGGCGTCGGTGGCCTCCACGCAGACCAGGACGGCCCGCAGCAGGTCCTCGTCGGCCGGTCGGCCGAGGTGGCCCGTGAGGAGTTCGGCGAGCCGGCCCGCGACCCGCTGGTTGGCGTCGTCGGCCGGGTCCTCGTCGGGTGCGGGGGCGCCGAAGTCGACCAGGGCGAAGCCGGGGACGGAGCGCTTCATCGCCAGGTACTCGTCCAGCACGGCGTCGATCGCACCGCGCCAGTCGGTGGCCCCGATGGCGGTCAGCCGGTCGGTGATGCGCTCGGCGTAGCTGTCCAGGTTGCGCCGGGCGAGCGCGTCGGCCAGGGCGCGCTTGTTGGAGAAGAAGCGGTAGACCGAGCCGATGGGCACCCCGGCGCGTGCGGCCACCGCCCGCGTGGAGAGCTGCTCGTAGCCGGTCTCGTCGAGGAGTTCGGCGCAGGCGTCGAGTATCCGGGCGAGGCGTTCTGCGCTGCGCTGCTGCACCGGGGTGCGGCGGAGGTTCGTGTTCGCATGGGGCACGCCTTCCATGATGCCGTGGGCCTCCTGCGCGGGCGGCGGGGGTGGCGGACTCAGGCGATGAGCAGCGCGAGTCCTCCGACGGTGTACGCGATCATCAGGATCAGCAGCGGGAGCTGGCCGACGACGGCGCGCCCGGCCGGCAGGAGCCGTACGGACCTGTCGTGCGCGGCGACGACCCCGAGGACGTGTCCGGTGACGATGGCGACGACCTGGAGGGTGGCGACGCCGCCGGGGCCCAGGGGCGGTTCGGGCGGGGCGGGACGGTCGGCGCCGAACGCCAGGGCCAGGGTGCGCGGGCCCTCGGTGGCGAAGAGCGTGAAGTAGTGGGCGACGAGGTAGCCGAGGGCGATCGGCACGAGTGAGTGCGCGAAGGCGGTGAGCGGGTGGGGCAGCCGGCCGCAGACGAGCCGGGTGGCTCCGGCGCAGAGCCCGTAGAGGGTGGCGACGAGGGCGACGGCGCCGAGGAGCCCGAGGGTGGCCGTGGTGGTGCGGCCGAGCGCGGCGGTCTGGACGGTGGTGATCCAGCGCGGCGAGTCGGAGAACCCGTCGTACGCGGTGGAGCCGAGCATCACGCAGACGGTGGCGACGAGCCCGGGGAGCTGGGGGGTGGCGTCGAGTCCGTTGAACGGGGAGCGCAGGACCAGGCGCCGCGGGCCGGACGGGACTTCACGGGCACGGCCGAGCGGGGAGAGGCGGGCGAGGAGGCCGGAGTACACCTCGAAGGCGTCGGCGTGGTCGAACCAGTGGGCCCCGTACCGGGCGGCGCCCGTGAGGTGGACGGCCGTGTAGACGCCGAGGAACACCAGCAGGGCGGTGGGCGATGCCGGGTCGGGGGCGACGAGTTCGAGCCAGGTGAAGGCGAGGAGCCCGGCCGCCGCCGGCCACATGCCGAGGCGTGCGGGAACGGGGCGGCCGGCCTCCGGGTCGCGCCCGAGGGCCCGGCAGCCGATGAGGTGCAGGGTGCGCAGCGGGTTGAGCAGCCGCCAGACGGGCCCGAGGAGCAGCGAGGCGGGGACGAGCCCGACCCACAGGAGCACGTAGACGGCTCCGGGTGCCGGGTTGCGGTCCGCGTCGGCGGGCCCGACGAGCAGGTTCAGTACGACGAGGAGCGCGGCGGCGAGGCCGAGCGCGCGGGCGGTGGCACGCGTGGCGCGGGCGTCGGCCGCGCGCTGGATCGCGGCCGGCAGCGGGCGGCCCGCGCTCTCGCCGCGGAAGCGGGAGGCCGACCAGAGCAGGCCGAGCGCCAGGAACGAGACGAAGAGCGCGGCGAAGGCGCCCGCGAAGGCGTAGAACGGCGAGAGGGGCAGATCGTGCTGGGCCCCGATGCCGTGGGCGAGGACGCTCACGGCACCGGGGGCGGGGGTGCCCGTCACCGGACGACGAGCTGGGTCAGGAGCAGGTCCGACTCGTGGGTCTCCACCTCGAAGAGGCCGGTGCGGTCGGCGGTGAAGGTGAGCGTGACGGTGCGTCCGGCGGGCAGCGTCGCCTTCTTGTCGTAGCCGTGGACGTGCAGGGTGTCGTCGCGGTCGCTGCGGATGCGCAGGCGCACGGTGCGGCCCTTCTTGATCTCGGTGCGGCCCGGCGCCGGGCTCACCTTGCCGTTCTCGATGGCGAGTTCGACGGTGGTGGTGTTCTCGTCGGGCGTGGCGTCGGCGCCCGGGGAGGCGTCGCCGAGGGTGGCGGCGGCCCGGACCGGGGTGGAGCCGACGGCCCAGGCGGTGTGGTCGTCGGCGTACAGGCCGACGGTGAGCCGGGTGCCGCCCCCGGCCGCGCTCAGCAGCGACTCGGGGAGGTGGAACCAGGTGCCGTAGACGCGGGCGAGCGGGTGTCCGTCCAGGAAGAGCTGGGCGTGGCCGCGTCCGGCGAGGGCGGCGCCGCCCACGCTGTCCGGGGTGAACCGGAAGTCGCGGACCGTGAGGTGGACGTTCCAGCCGTCCTCCGAGTCGGCCCGTACGGTGATGCTCACCCCGGGCGCGCCGTCGGCGCCGACCTGGCGCAGCCGGTGGCCGTTGCCGTCGTCGGTGCTCAGGAGCCGGCCGTTGCTGCCGGTGTCCTCGGCGTGGCTGGTGCCGGGTTTGTGGTGGGTGGTGGGCCGGCCCCCGCAGGCGCCCGCGCCGAGGGCGAGGACGGCCGCGGTGAGCAGGGCGAGGACGGTACGGGCGGGGCGTGCGCGGTTCATGAGGCGTCCCCTTCCGGGGTGGTGGCGGTGGCCGGTGCGGGCGGGGCGGGTACCGGTGCCGCGCCGTCGCCGTCGTCCCCGTCCGCGCCGGTCTCCGTCTCCGCGCCCCGCTCCCCGTGCCGGGCGGCGGCCACCACGGCCCATACGACCCAGACCAGGCCGAGCAGCCCGCGAATCCAGGCCGGGCTCAGCGGAATCCACGGGATCATGAACACGCCCTTGTCCAGCGCGTCCAGCAGCGTCAGCGCGCCCAGCGCCACGGTCACCCACGCCAGCACCGGCCGTGTCGCCCGCAGCGCCAGGCCGATTCCGGTCCACCAGAGGCCGGTCAGCAGCAGGGCGACGGCCGGGACACAGGTGGCCGCGAGGCCCATGGTCGAGCCGGCCACGTCGAGGCCGAGTCCGATGACGCCGAGGACCGACGCGGCCGTGGCGAGCCGGCTGGAGCGCAGCCGGCGCCACCACAGCACCCCGCCGACGAGGACCAGGACCACGGCGATGCCCAGGGCGGCCTGCACCTCGATGCGTTCGATGCCGCGCGCCCCGTACCAGTCGCAGCCGGCAGGCAGCCGGCGTGCCTGGACGTCGTAGTCGGCGCAGACCAGCAGCTGGGCGAGTTTGACGGGTTCGCCGGCGATCCGGTCGGTGCTGCCGGAGACCGCGCCCCGCTCGTCGCCGCAGGTGGGCAGGGAGCGCGGGGTGGAGGCTCCGGTGTCCGACTGCCAGCAGTTGCCGTCGCCCTGCCCGTCCCACCAGACGTCGGTGCGGTTGGGGTGGGAGTCGCCGTTCCTGTCGGTGCCGAGGTGGTTGTCCGCGTACCGGTTGTGGTGGGAGGTGTCGGTCTGCTTGCCGAGGGCGTTCTCGCCGCGGATGAAGGCGGGGACGGCGCTCAGGAAGAAGGCGGCGCGCTGCTGTCCGTAGATCCAGTTGTTCTCGTAGATGTTCCAGTTGCCGCCCGCGGTGATGATGCCGGTGCCCGGCGGCATGGAGATCTGCGGGCAGACCACCCCGTCCTCGTAGCCGCGCTCGGCGGGCGGTTTGGCGCAGGTGCCGTCGGCGACGTAGCGGTAGTAGTCGGCGTTGTTGTCGTGGATGAGGTTGCGCTCGAAGCGGGCGTGGTTCTGCGGGAGTCCGGGGTGGCCGGGGAAGGCGCTGTCCATCGAGGCGCCGCCCATGTTGTGGTCGAACTCGTTGTCGTGGACGTAGACGGAGTCGCCCGCGGTGCCCGAGTAGCCGACCATGCTGTGGTGGCTGCGGCAGCCGGTGATCTCGATCGAGTAGCGCGGGACCTCGTAGCCGTAGCCGTCGTTGATGTCGGAGGCGCTGCCCGGGTAGATGCCGGAGTCGCCGTTGCCGTAGGACTCGCAGTTCTTGTACAGGCCGTGGTCGCTGGCGAAGGTCAGGAAGCCGTACTCGTCGTTCCAGCGGGTCAGGACGTCGTCGATGACGAAGCCGTCCTGGGCGAGGATGTAGAGCGAGTTGAAGGTGGTGCGCTGGGCGGTGAAGTTCTTGAAGTAGACGCCGTCGGAGCCGTCCGAGCGGATCGCGTTGAGCTTGCGGTACTTGGCGTCGATGACGACGTCCGTACGGGCCGCCCCGGTGCCCTCGATCTGGAGGTCCTCCTTGCCGAGGATCGCCACCAGGTTCTGGTTGTGCGGGCACTCGGCCTGCTGGGCGTAGCTGAGGATCTGGTAGCCGAGCTTGGAGTCGGGGGCCTTGAGCCGGGCGCACTCCCCCTTCGGTGCGGGCAGCGAGGGCTCCTCCTCGTACAGGCCGGGGAGGATCGCGATGTTCTTCCCGGGTCCGGTGACGGCGTCGACGGCCTGTTGCAGATGGCGGTAGCCGGAGGTGCGGCACCGCTCGAAGAGCTTGAGGTTCCTCGCCTTCAGGGCGTCGGGGAAGCCGGATATCCGGCGTTCGAAGTCGGCCCGGTCGGTCTTGCAGACCAGGAGGTCGGGCTCGCCGGTGCGGTACACGGGGACGCTGCCGGTGCCGTCGGGCAGGGTGACCGGCCGTTCCTCGTGCGCCTGGGCGGCGGACGGGGCCGCGAGTAGGGCGGCGGCGAGGGCCGCCAGAACCACCAGAAGTCTTCGTGTCCACGACATGTGCGGGAGAGTAGAGCATTGTTCAGCTTTTTGAACCCCTCTTGCACGACGAATGCCGTTGACTCGCCCCGGTTCCATTCCTACGGTTGTCCATAGGATTTCTTCGGCACCGGGAGCGCACATGAGCGGCATCGAGCAGGCGAGGAAGACGGCGGAAGGGCTGGAGCATTCCGCCGGTTTCGGGAATCAGCACAGTTCGGAGGCGGTGCCCGGAGCGCTGCCGCACGGCCGCAACTCACCGCAGCGCGCCCCGCTGGGGCTCTACGCCGAGCAGCTGAGCGGCTCCGCCTTCACCGAGCCGCGCGCCCACAACCACCGCACCTGGCTCTACCGCATCCGCCCGTCGGCGGCGCATCCGCCGTTCGTCCGGACCGGCAACGGCGCCCTGCGCAGCGCCCCGTTCACCGAGACCGTCCCCGACCCCAACCGGCTGCGCTGGGACCCGCTCCCCGAGCCCGCGCCCGGCACGGACTTCCTGTCCGGCCTGTGGACCCTCGGCGGCAACGGCGACGCGGCGCAGCGCACCGGCATGGCCGTGCACCTCTACCACGCCAACGCGGCCATGACGGACCGGGTGTTCAGCGACAGCGACGGCGAGCTGCTGATCGTCCCCGAGCACGGCGGCCTGCTGCTCCGCACCGAACTGGGCCTCCTGCGCGCCGAACCCGGCCATGTCGCCCTGATCCCGCGCGGTGTCCGCTTCCGCGTCGAGCTGCTCGACGCCACCGCCCGCGGGTACGTCTGCGAGAACTACGGCCGCCCCTTCACCCTCCCGGACCTGGGCCCGATCGGCGCCAACGGCCTGGCCAACGCCCGGGACTTCCTCGCCCCGGTCGCCGCGTACGAGGACGTGCAGCGCCCGGTCGAGGTGGTCAACAAGTTCTGCGGCAACCTCTGGTCGGCCACGTACGACCACTCGCCGCTCGATGTCGTCGCCTGGCACGGGAACCACACCCCGTACGTCTACGACCTGCGCCGCTTCAATGTGATCGGCTCGGTCAGCTACGACCACCCGGACCCGTCGATCTTCACGGTGCTGACCTCGCCGTCCGACACGCCGGGGCTGGCCGGAGTCGACTTCGTGGTGTTCGCCCCGCGCTGGCTGGTCGGTGAGGACACCTTCCGCCCGCCCTACTTCCACCGCAACGTGATGAGCGAGTACATGGGCCTGATCGAGGGCGCGTACGACGCGAAGACGGCCGGGGAGGGCGGTTTCGTACCCGGCGGGGGCTCGCTGCACAACATGATGTCGGCGCACGGTCCGGACCGGGAGACCTTCGACCGGGCGAGCGCGGCGGAGCTGAAGCCGCAGAAGATCGACGACGGACTGGCCTTCATGTTCGAGACCCGCTGGCCGGTCACCGCGACCGGGCAGGCGGCGGTGGCGGACCATCTGCAGCAGGGCTACGACGACGTGTGGCAGGGTCTGAGCAGCAACTTCAGGCCATGACGGACCCCGCCCGAGCCGGCGACGACGCATGCAGGAGAACCAGGTGCCGCAGCCCGCTTTGAACACCCCCGCGCCCCGGGACACCGCCTTCGCGCCCGACTCGCTGGTCCTGAACCGCAAACTGCCGCTGTGGTACCAGGTCTCGCAGTCGCTGCGCGCCTCGATACTGGGCCGCACACCGGACGCCACGCTGCGGCTGCCCACCGAGGAACAGCTCGCCGCGCACTACGGGGTCAGCGTCCTGACCATGCGCCAGGCGCTCAAGGAGCTGGAGACGGAGGGCCTGATCAGCCGGCACCGGCGGCGCGGCACGTTCATCGAGCCGCGCGCCCGCCGCGGCTCGCCGGTCCGGCTGCTCGGCTCGATCGACGCGATCGTGGCCCAGCAGTCGGGCGAGCGCAGCACCCTGCTCGACCACGGGCCGGTCCCCGTGCCGGGCGAGGTCGCTGAGTTCTTCCCGGACTGCGCCGAGGTCGTCGGCTACCGCAGGCTGCGGTGCGAGGAGGCGAGCGGCGAGCCGACCAACTGGGCGCAGAACTGGGTGCATCCGCAGGTGGCGGCGGGGCTGGACGCGGCCGACCTCGACCGCTGGCCGATGACCAAGGTGCTGCGCGACCGCGTCGGTGTCCCGATCTCCCGGATCACCGACACGGTCGAGGCCCGGCTCGCCGACCCGGCCACCGCCGAACTGCTCGACGTCCCGCTGCTGAGCCCGATCCTGTACTACACGGGTGTCAC comes from Streptomyces sp. Mut1 and encodes:
- a CDS encoding ABC transporter ATP-binding protein — translated: MTRAITLNNVSKTYGRSSRAVDRLSLSIDPGEFVVLLGPSGCGKSTVLRMIAGLEDVTEGEVLLDGEPANHLTPREREMAMVFQNFALYPTMTNRANIGFPLKLENPRQDHNERIENTARMLGIERILDRLPGQLSGGERQRVAMGRAISRQPSAFLMDEPLSNLDAKLRNHLRAEISQLTKELGVTTVYVTHDQAEAMSLGHRVAVMRGGILQQVSPPREVYALPENVFVAAFIGTPRINLLQAVVHAPLEGRMSIDIGRQRLPLPEPLSPDHQLLRIQQGRRIIVGLRSEAVRIAPPSQARPGEVALSGIVEHVEYQGHEALVHLNTGSQPAVVPELESARTDRGAVRRRRGGQGGAGVLGRIKERAAGYVSGGSVAVLDAPDSDTLPPGAHSPDRPAVTASDLVVRTGPDMRLRTGGQVPLLVDLAHLYVFDHQGRRICPLPKDVPGLEV
- a CDS encoding TetR/AcrR family transcriptional regulator: MEGVPHANTNLRRTPVQQRSAERLARILDACAELLDETGYEQLSTRAVAARAGVPIGSVYRFFSNKRALADALARRNLDSYAERITDRLTAIGATDWRGAIDAVLDEYLAMKRSVPGFALVDFGAPAPDEDPADDANQRVAGRLAELLTGHLGRPADEDLLRAVLVCVEATDALLKLAFRTDPSGDGAIVAETRVLVQAYLARLLD
- a CDS encoding right-handed parallel beta-helix repeat-containing protein, translating into MSWTRRLLVVLAALAAALLAAPSAAQAHEERPVTLPDGTGSVPVYRTGEPDLLVCKTDRADFERRISGFPDALKARNLKLFERCRTSGYRHLQQAVDAVTGPGKNIAILPGLYEEEPSLPAPKGECARLKAPDSKLGYQILSYAQQAECPHNQNLVAILGKEDLQIEGTGAARTDVVIDAKYRKLNAIRSDGSDGVYFKNFTAQRTTFNSLYILAQDGFVIDDVLTRWNDEYGFLTFASDHGLYKNCESYGNGDSGIYPGSASDINDGYGYEVPRYSIEITGCRSHHSMVGYSGTAGDSVYVHDNEFDHNMGGASMDSAFPGHPGLPQNHARFERNLIHDNNADYYRYVADGTCAKPPAERGYEDGVVCPQISMPPGTGIITAGGNWNIYENNWIYGQQRAAFFLSAVPAFIRGENALGKQTDTSHHNRYADNHLGTDRNGDSHPNRTDVWWDGQGDGNCWQSDTGASTPRSLPTCGDERGAVSGSTDRIAGEPVKLAQLLVCADYDVQARRLPAGCDWYGARGIERIEVQAALGIAVVLVLVGGVLWWRRLRSSRLATAASVLGVIGLGLDVAGSTMGLAATCVPAVALLLTGLWWTGIGLALRATRPVLAWVTVALGALTLLDALDKGVFMIPWIPLSPAWIRGLLGLVWVVWAVVAAARHGERGAETETGADGDDGDGAAPVPAPPAPATATTPEGDAS
- the hmgA gene encoding homogentisate 1,2-dioxygenase, giving the protein MSGIEQARKTAEGLEHSAGFGNQHSSEAVPGALPHGRNSPQRAPLGLYAEQLSGSAFTEPRAHNHRTWLYRIRPSAAHPPFVRTGNGALRSAPFTETVPDPNRLRWDPLPEPAPGTDFLSGLWTLGGNGDAAQRTGMAVHLYHANAAMTDRVFSDSDGELLIVPEHGGLLLRTELGLLRAEPGHVALIPRGVRFRVELLDATARGYVCENYGRPFTLPDLGPIGANGLANARDFLAPVAAYEDVQRPVEVVNKFCGNLWSATYDHSPLDVVAWHGNHTPYVYDLRRFNVIGSVSYDHPDPSIFTVLTSPSDTPGLAGVDFVVFAPRWLVGEDTFRPPYFHRNVMSEYMGLIEGAYDAKTAGEGGFVPGGGSLHNMMSAHGPDRETFDRASAAELKPQKIDDGLAFMFETRWPVTATGQAAVADHLQQGYDDVWQGLSSNFRP
- a CDS encoding GntR family transcriptional regulator; translation: MQENQVPQPALNTPAPRDTAFAPDSLVLNRKLPLWYQVSQSLRASILGRTPDATLRLPTEEQLAAHYGVSVLTMRQALKELETEGLISRHRRRGTFIEPRARRGSPVRLLGSIDAIVAQQSGERSTLLDHGPVPVPGEVAEFFPDCAEVVGYRRLRCEEASGEPTNWAQNWVHPQVAAGLDAADLDRWPMTKVLRDRVGVPISRITDTVEARLADPATAELLDVPLLSPILYYTGVTYDESGRVVDVAQIRYRGDRFSFSVTVEAH